The following proteins are encoded in a genomic region of Salvelinus namaycush isolate Seneca chromosome 12, SaNama_1.0, whole genome shotgun sequence:
- the LOC120057284 gene encoding coiled-coil domain-containing protein 82-like yields the protein MESLYKRKVFATLRKNKAEASKKRAQIGLPSSILDDSDEESCASTTSISASESDYQNSDSGSESTPASGEQSPASDGSSSSEGRSRPRRKRVLADSSSDSDSDVGTKPKRKVVPKKRVKQQSHDSDSEDESAAEKDKKVAEAKQTAAKRKQRQSKLLALSKKVKSRVPKRRGTLEDSSDEDKGKVAEDVSGDNDEEEDTPELLLGSSEEEAADHSDSLKDFIVEDKTGDKNEEVSDEIAVSLPRQFITGSQLNHFQVVLKALMINVLDETFLKSLYGGDRTKRYAQEMKASLFHFDERTILPRLENLKQRSRWTDRYKERVECYPEVRLLKLGLHRSVCEACKLQRQCSFSVRLSGQLYDLNSLEEDQFMPDDTQAFSVGSVCASRTEVYHALKHFKYHLFQHCRSVMEEEEKNGEEPVKETVKRVFTKLEERGWISEQYEKFQDHLNDADYFQEEKLD from the exons ATGGAAAGCCTGTACAAGCGTAAAGTGTTCGCAACGTTGCGAAAAAATAAAGCTGAAGCGTCGAAGAAAAGGGCTCAAATCGGATTGCCGTCGTCTATCCTTGATGACAGTGACGAGGAGTCCTGCGCGAGCACGACCAGCATCAGCGCTTCAGAGAGTGACTATCAGAATTCGGACAGTGGGAGCGAAAGTACACCTGCCAGTGGGGAACAGAGCCCTGCCAGCGATGGTAGTAGCTCCAGCGAAGGTAGGTCCCGTCCTCGTCGGAAGCGCGTCCTCGCAGACAGCTCCAGCGACTCTGACAGCGACGTAGGAACCAAGCCTAAAAGGAAAGTCGTTCCTAAAAAACGCGTAAAACAACAAAGCCACGATTCCGATTCGGAGGACGAGAGTGCTGCAGAAAAGGACAAAAAAGTTGCCGAAGCTAAACAGACCGCAGCTAAACGAAAGCAACGCCAGTCTAAACTCCTGGCATTATCCAAGAAGGTGAAGTCCCGCGTTCCGAAACGCAGGGGCACGTTGGAG GATTCAAGTGATGAAGACAAGGGTAAAGTAGCTGAAGATGTTAGTGGCGATAATGATGAAGAAGAGGATACCCCCGAACTATTGCTGGGCAGCAGTGAAGAAGAGGCAGCAGATCACAGCGACAGTCTGAAGGACTTCATAGTTGAGGATAAGACAGGGGACAAGAATGAGGAGGTGTCAGATGAGATAGCTGTTTCTCTTCCACGCCAGT TCATCACAGGGTCTCAGCTCAATCACTTTCAAGTGGTCCTCAAAGCCCTTATGATCAACGTCCTGGATGAAACCTTTCTCAAGTCTCTTTATG GTGGTGATCGGACAAAGCGATATGCTCAGGAGATGAAGGCGTCACTGTTCCACTTTGATGAGCGGACAATCCTCCCTCGCCTGGAGAACCTGAAACAGCGGAGCCGCTGGACCGACCGTTACAAG GAGCGTGTGGAGTGTTATCCCGAGGTCCGGCTTTTGAAGTTAGGATTGCATCGGAGTGTTTGTGAGGCATGCAAGCTCCAGAGACAATGCAGTTTCAGTGTGCGTCTCTCAGGGCAACTGTACGACCTCAACAGCCTCGAAGAGGACCAATTCATGCCCGATGACACACAG GCTTTCAGTGTAGGCTCCGTTTGTGCCAGCCGAACAGAGGTGTATCATGCTCTGAAACACTTCAAGTACCACTTGTTTCAACACTGCCGGTCagtgatggaggaggaggagaagaatggAGAGGAGCCAGTGAAGGAAACAGTGAAAAGGGTGTTCACCAAACTGGAGGAGAGGGGCTGGATCTCAGAG CAATATGAGAAGTTCCAGGACCATCTCAATGATGCAGACTACTTCCAGGAGGAGAAGCTAGACTGA